A window from Athalia rosae chromosome 5, iyAthRosa1.1, whole genome shotgun sequence encodes these proteins:
- the LOC105687373 gene encoding haloacid dehalogenase-like hydrolase domain-containing 5 — MTLVNLFLRQPEVGRFFGIRHFSTKPKFGLLFDIDGVIVRGRTVLPPVPKAFDRLRDPNGKFRVPTVFVTNSGNALRSQKASDLSRWIGFQVEEEQVVMAHSPLQMFKQYHEKQFLISGQGPVKAIANELGFKNTITIEELAKNFPSLDYIDVSKRNPRCGPIDPDFPRIEGIVMFGEPKAWETSLQLMVDLLITDGMPTNMPLDIPHPHIPVLACNMDLLWVAEAPIPRYGHGAYLLCLENLYKKVTGKNMVYTALVGKPSEVTYHHSNRMLLKHAKSIGIDHSIETIYAVGDNINTDVFGANLYDKYLSRYARGKGSKSQNMESLIGHDGTKSSAKACISILVETGVHKRDSEFISDHSPRDFLPVEEALCKPAFIVDDVGCAIDLAFKEEKFD, encoded by the exons ATGACATTAGTCAATTTATTTCTACGACAGCCAGAAGTCGGAAGATTCTTTGGGATTAGA catttCAGTACAAAGCCGAAATTTGGTCTCCTATTCGACATAGATGGAGTAATAGTCCGTGGAAGAACTGTTTTACCTCCAGTTCCCAAGGCTTTTGATCGCTTGCGTGATCCGAATGGTAAATTCCGAGTACCCACAGTGTTTGTAACAAACAGTGGTAATGCACTTCGGAGTCAAAAAGCGTCGGATTTATCACGATGGATCGGTTTCCAAGTCGAAGAAGAACAGGTAGTGATGGCTCACTCGCCTTTGCAGATGTTCAAGCAATATCACgagaaacaatttttaatatcagGGCAAGGGCCAGTAAAGGCCATAGCTAATGAACTAGGTTTTAAAAATACAATTACGATAGAAGAACTTGCCAAAAACTTTCCCTCCCTAGACTACATTGATGTGTCAAAAAGAAACCCACGCTGTGGACCGATAGATCCAGACTTTCCACGAATTGAAGGAATCGTTATGTTCGGGGAACCTAAGGCTTGGGAAACATCGTTACAACTGATGGTTGACCTTCTAATAACCGACGGAATGCCAACTAACATGCCTTTGGATATTCCTCACCCTCATATTCCAGTGCTGGCCTGTAATATGGATCTTTTGTGGGTAGCGGAGGCTCCAATACCTAGATATGGTCATGGTGCATATCTACTGTGCCTTGAAAATCTCTACAAAAAAGTTACTGGAAAAAACATGGTGTACACTGCCCTTGTGGGAAAACCTAGTGAGGTCACTTATCACCATTCTAATCGCATGCTGCTCAAACATGCCAAGAGTATTGGAATCGATCATAGCATAGAAACAATTTATGCCGTTGG GGACAACATAAATACGGATGTCTTTGGCGCAAACCTCTATGACAAATATTTGTCTCGTTACGCGAGGGGAAAAGGAAGTAAATCGCAAAATATGGAATCGTTGATAGGCCATGATGGGACTAAGTCTAGTGCAAAAGCCTGTATAAGTATTCTGGTTGAAACTGGTGTCCACAAAAGAGATTCAGAGTTCATATCGGATCACAGCCCCAGAGATTTTTTACCCGTTGAAGAGGCCCTTTGCAAACCAGCGTTTATCGTTGACGATGTTGGGTGCGCAATAGACTTGGCTTTTAAGGAAGAGAAGTTCGATTGA
- the LOC105687370 gene encoding GPI ethanolamine phosphate transferase 2-like isoform X1, with protein sequence MLIRLRNMLNDKFIFLYSTLCAMLALSIFIYGYVPLSSLPRSTASHGDLPIEIDGFSVNQEEVYFSHVKKLVVIIADSLNMDVLTDNAQVYLPYTMQLINDRHGCIVPCRIPRLSTTIQKIKTLATGTTSLFVESILSTFRIDELRVDSILYQAKNNKHNISLQGGKLWTHLFPDIFTVVSKVVDDEKQLNKNSVDYSTQMINSTGSNEISWSWLLLHHFRLSPLESIFDSEYRNSINQLRKIDQAIESAYATLSAETNDYLILVVGDTSTGGGSNGFSKPYENPQAIAPYILIGKSCLKSQSLNLMDDIDLAPTLAVLTGIPIPASSYGRLSSNFLNYLTDDQMLYALYYNTARLANLSVQVETKYDEDPTHLLFKKAVVQHGNYLKATELEERLQLRDTIKVLYSRTAESYSHRIKNVLNVSDVSIQYLAFVLVLEAMIMLVNKLDKGGESRTVNFIVISISNLMILTWVLATGMSKRGTSFIAMPTSKGLVIGIITLIMFCNSYILASQKSFLTLMISAWSARSTQQTERSKKIVDTVSSSMDEPVLSNTKLKTNSLLVLLVTGTIIHAFSYLEQSYIKYEKWVWFYLWSSLCCFIIYKCFGTIYRSNRDAVLNAPALNYLDYNAIPVVLSILIMHRIILVYTGIQDWLLYDSDHLCASICLLFGLLLLGITCSIYYEPFSSILDIIIIRLLLVFLCISIYLSNVARGNVGLPYYGKSDGVLEMTLFWCSWTLIIGYGLGFCTIGTCYKGISSTRQLMATAVTCWGCFSALFTQSHRVLLIPIEMLFGQVMSDVFRKQNQCLIISHIWLGHLFFYHQGFGYNLDEIDLAAGLLHWTGLCSFIYGVCLILNVFSALILSYLICIHGMLENNVKKSSSEGISEANATFGYCQFILLSVYLLSMLVHRYNDWFWGILTPKFLYEVAYTFIIFGIMITMLIVGLLHDLCLKSRVPYL encoded by the exons ATGCTCATCAGACTGCGCAACATGTTgaacgataaatttatttttttatactcaaCGCTCTGTGCAATGCTGGCGTTGAGTATTTTCATTTATGGATACGTGCCACTATCCTCATTACCAAGGAGCACAGCGAGTCATGGAGATCTCCCAATTGAAATAGACGGTTTTAG TGTCAACCAAGAGGAAGTCTACTTTTCGCATGTGAAGAAGTTGGTTGTAATTATAGCAGATTCTTTGAACATGGACGTTTTAACGGACAATGCCCAGGTTTACTTGCCCTACACAATGCAACTAATTAATGACAGACACGGTTGCATCGTCCCGTGCAGAATACCTCGACTGTCTACCACCATACAGAAGATCAAA ACTCTGGCCACTGGAACAACGTCATTGTTTGTAGAATCAATCCTTAGCACATTTAGGATAGATGAATTGAGAGTTGATAGTATTTTATATCAAGCTAAAAACAATAAGCACAACATTTCTCTACAAGGAGGCAAACTTTGGACTCATTTGTTCCCAGATATCTTCACAGTTGTCTCTAAAGTGGTTGATGATGAAAAACAGTTAAATAAGAACTCAGTTGATTATTCTACACAGATGATTAATAGCACTGGATCGAATGAAATCTCCTGGAGCTGGCTTCTGTTACATCACTTTAGATTGAGTCCTTTAGAATCTATTTTTGACTCTGAGTACAGAAATTCAATAAACCagctgagaaaaattgatcaagcTATCGAATCTGCCTATGCAACATTGAGTGCTGAG ACAAATGACTACCTAATACTTGTTGTTGGAGATACTAGCACAGGGGGAGGATCTAATGGTTTTTCAAAACCCTATGAAAATCCACAAGCTATTGCTCCCTATATTCTGATTGGAAAGTCCTGTCTGAAATCACA GTCACTTAATCTCATGGATGACATCGACTTAGCACCTACTCTGGCTGTGTTAACTGGCATACCAATTCCAGCTTCAAGTTACGGCAGATTAAGTTCCAACTTCCTCAACTACTTAACTGATGATCAAATGCTCTATGCTTTGTACTATAACACAGCAAGATTGGCGAATCTTTCCGTGCAGGTGGAAACGAAATATGACGAAGATC cCACACACTTGCTTTTCAAAAAAGCTGTTGTTCAACATGGAAATTATTTGAAGGCTACAGAGTTGGAGGAGCGTCTTCAATTGCGAGATACAATTAAAGTGCTCTATTCAAGAACAGCAGAGTCCTATTCTCATCGTATAAAGAACGTTCTGAACGTTTCAGATGTTTCTATTCAATATCTAGCCTTTGTCTTGGTACTCGAG GCCATGATAATGCTCGTAAATAAATTAGACAAAGGTGGTGAGAGCAGGACGGTAAATTTCATAGTAATATCCATATCAAATCTTATGATATTGACATGGGTATTAGCAACAGGGATGTCAAAGCGTGGCACATCCTTCATTGCCATGCCTACTTCAAAGGGTTTAGTTATTGGAATAATCACTTTGATAATGTTCTGCAACTCGTACATCTTGGCCTCCCAAAAAAGCTTCCTAACTCTGATGATTTCG GCTTGGTCAGCGAGATCAACGCAGCAGACAGAaagatcaaagaaaattgtggACACCGTATCATCTAGCATGGATGAACCGGTTTTATCTAACACCAAATTGAAGACTAACTCCCTCTTGGTGCTCTTGGTGACGGGCACTATTATTCACGCTTTTAGTTATCTCGAACAGAGTTACATAAAGTACGAAAAATGGGTATGGTTCTATCTCTGGAGTTCGTTGTGCTGCTTCATCATTTATAAATGTTTTGGGACAATTTATCGAAGCAATCGTGATGCAGTTCTCAATGCACCAGCTTTGAATTACTTAGACTACAATGCCATTCCAGTTGTTTTGTCTATCCTGATCATGCACAGGATTATCTTAGTCTATACCGGCATCCAGGATTGGCTCTTGTACGATAGCGATCACCTATGTGCTTCGATATGCTTGTTGTTTG GTCTACTGCTGCTGGGGATCACTTGCAGCATTTATTACGAGCCCTTCTCCTCTATACTTGATATAATCATCATCCGTCTCCTACTAGTGTTCTTGTGTATCTCTATATACTTGTCCAATGTGGCTCGAGGGAATGTTGGTCTTCCTTATTACGGAAAATCAGA CGGTGTCCTCGAGATGACATTGTTCTGGTGTTCATGGACACTGATAATTGGATATGGACTTGGGTTCTGTACGATAGGAACTTGTTACAAGGGTATCAGTAGCACCAGACAGCTCATGGCAACAGCAGTAACATGTTGGGGATGCTTCTCAGCCCTTTTCACACAATCTCACAGAGTGCTGCTCATCCCCATAGAGATGTTGTTTGGACAGGTCATGAGCGACGTAttccgaaaacaaaatcaatgtCTGATTATTTCCCACATCTGGCTAGGACACTTATTCTTTTATCATCAA GGATTCGGTTACAATCTTGATGAGATTGACTTGGCTGCAGGGCTTCTGCACTGGACAGGTTTATGCTCTTTTATCTATGGGGTGTGTCTGATTTTAAACGTCTTTTCTGCGTTGATTTTATCCTATCTTATTTGCATCCATGGAATGCTAGAAAACAACGTAAAAAAAAG CTCATCAGAAGGAATCTCAGAAGCGAACGCGACATTTGGATACTGTCAATTCATTCTACTGTCGGTGTACTTATTGAGCATGTTAGTGCATCGCTACAACGATTGGTTCTGGGGTATTTTGACTCCAAAGTTCCTCTACGAAGTAGCTTACACATTCATCATCTTTGGAATCATGATCACCATGCTGATAGTGGGGCTTCTTCATGACCTCTGTCTAAAATCAAGAGTCCCCTACCTGTAA
- the LOC105687370 gene encoding GPI ethanolamine phosphate transferase 2-like isoform X2 produces MLIRLRNMLNDKFIFLYSTLCAMLALSIFIYGYVPLSSLPRSTASHGDLPIEIDGFSVNQEEVYFSHVKKLVVIIADSLNMDVLTDNAQVYLPYTMQLINDRHGCIVPCRIPRLSTTIQKIKTLATGTTSLFVESILSTFRIDELRVDSILYQAKNNKHNISLQGGKLWTHLFPDIFTVVSKVVDDEKQLNKNSVDYSTQMINSTGSNEISWSWLLLHHFRLSPLESIFDSEYRNSINQLRKIDQAIESAYATLSAETNDYLILVVGDTSTGGGSNGFSKPYENPQAIAPYILIGKSCLKSQSLNLMDDIDLAPTLAVLTGIPIPASSYGRLSSNFLNYLTDDQMLYALYYNTARLANLSVQVETKYDEDPTHLLFKKAVVQHGNYLKATELEERLQLRDTIKVLYSRTAESYSHRIKNVLNVSDVSIQYLAFVLVLEAMIMLVNKLDKGGESRTVNFIVISISNLMILTWVLATGMSKRGTSFIAMPTSKGLVIGIITLIMFCNSYILASQKSFLTLMISSYIKYEKWVWFYLWSSLCCFIIYKCFGTIYRSNRDAVLNAPALNYLDYNAIPVVLSILIMHRIILVYTGIQDWLLYDSDHLCASICLLFGLLLLGITCSIYYEPFSSILDIIIIRLLLVFLCISIYLSNVARGNVGLPYYGKSDGVLEMTLFWCSWTLIIGYGLGFCTIGTCYKGISSTRQLMATAVTCWGCFSALFTQSHRVLLIPIEMLFGQVMSDVFRKQNQCLIISHIWLGHLFFYHQGFGYNLDEIDLAAGLLHWTGLCSFIYGVCLILNVFSALILSYLICIHGMLENNVKKSSSEGISEANATFGYCQFILLSVYLLSMLVHRYNDWFWGILTPKFLYEVAYTFIIFGIMITMLIVGLLHDLCLKSRVPYL; encoded by the exons ATGCTCATCAGACTGCGCAACATGTTgaacgataaatttatttttttatactcaaCGCTCTGTGCAATGCTGGCGTTGAGTATTTTCATTTATGGATACGTGCCACTATCCTCATTACCAAGGAGCACAGCGAGTCATGGAGATCTCCCAATTGAAATAGACGGTTTTAG TGTCAACCAAGAGGAAGTCTACTTTTCGCATGTGAAGAAGTTGGTTGTAATTATAGCAGATTCTTTGAACATGGACGTTTTAACGGACAATGCCCAGGTTTACTTGCCCTACACAATGCAACTAATTAATGACAGACACGGTTGCATCGTCCCGTGCAGAATACCTCGACTGTCTACCACCATACAGAAGATCAAA ACTCTGGCCACTGGAACAACGTCATTGTTTGTAGAATCAATCCTTAGCACATTTAGGATAGATGAATTGAGAGTTGATAGTATTTTATATCAAGCTAAAAACAATAAGCACAACATTTCTCTACAAGGAGGCAAACTTTGGACTCATTTGTTCCCAGATATCTTCACAGTTGTCTCTAAAGTGGTTGATGATGAAAAACAGTTAAATAAGAACTCAGTTGATTATTCTACACAGATGATTAATAGCACTGGATCGAATGAAATCTCCTGGAGCTGGCTTCTGTTACATCACTTTAGATTGAGTCCTTTAGAATCTATTTTTGACTCTGAGTACAGAAATTCAATAAACCagctgagaaaaattgatcaagcTATCGAATCTGCCTATGCAACATTGAGTGCTGAG ACAAATGACTACCTAATACTTGTTGTTGGAGATACTAGCACAGGGGGAGGATCTAATGGTTTTTCAAAACCCTATGAAAATCCACAAGCTATTGCTCCCTATATTCTGATTGGAAAGTCCTGTCTGAAATCACA GTCACTTAATCTCATGGATGACATCGACTTAGCACCTACTCTGGCTGTGTTAACTGGCATACCAATTCCAGCTTCAAGTTACGGCAGATTAAGTTCCAACTTCCTCAACTACTTAACTGATGATCAAATGCTCTATGCTTTGTACTATAACACAGCAAGATTGGCGAATCTTTCCGTGCAGGTGGAAACGAAATATGACGAAGATC cCACACACTTGCTTTTCAAAAAAGCTGTTGTTCAACATGGAAATTATTTGAAGGCTACAGAGTTGGAGGAGCGTCTTCAATTGCGAGATACAATTAAAGTGCTCTATTCAAGAACAGCAGAGTCCTATTCTCATCGTATAAAGAACGTTCTGAACGTTTCAGATGTTTCTATTCAATATCTAGCCTTTGTCTTGGTACTCGAG GCCATGATAATGCTCGTAAATAAATTAGACAAAGGTGGTGAGAGCAGGACGGTAAATTTCATAGTAATATCCATATCAAATCTTATGATATTGACATGGGTATTAGCAACAGGGATGTCAAAGCGTGGCACATCCTTCATTGCCATGCCTACTTCAAAGGGTTTAGTTATTGGAATAATCACTTTGATAATGTTCTGCAACTCGTACATCTTGGCCTCCCAAAAAAGCTTCCTAACTCTGATGATTTCG AGTTACATAAAGTACGAAAAATGGGTATGGTTCTATCTCTGGAGTTCGTTGTGCTGCTTCATCATTTATAAATGTTTTGGGACAATTTATCGAAGCAATCGTGATGCAGTTCTCAATGCACCAGCTTTGAATTACTTAGACTACAATGCCATTCCAGTTGTTTTGTCTATCCTGATCATGCACAGGATTATCTTAGTCTATACCGGCATCCAGGATTGGCTCTTGTACGATAGCGATCACCTATGTGCTTCGATATGCTTGTTGTTTG GTCTACTGCTGCTGGGGATCACTTGCAGCATTTATTACGAGCCCTTCTCCTCTATACTTGATATAATCATCATCCGTCTCCTACTAGTGTTCTTGTGTATCTCTATATACTTGTCCAATGTGGCTCGAGGGAATGTTGGTCTTCCTTATTACGGAAAATCAGA CGGTGTCCTCGAGATGACATTGTTCTGGTGTTCATGGACACTGATAATTGGATATGGACTTGGGTTCTGTACGATAGGAACTTGTTACAAGGGTATCAGTAGCACCAGACAGCTCATGGCAACAGCAGTAACATGTTGGGGATGCTTCTCAGCCCTTTTCACACAATCTCACAGAGTGCTGCTCATCCCCATAGAGATGTTGTTTGGACAGGTCATGAGCGACGTAttccgaaaacaaaatcaatgtCTGATTATTTCCCACATCTGGCTAGGACACTTATTCTTTTATCATCAA GGATTCGGTTACAATCTTGATGAGATTGACTTGGCTGCAGGGCTTCTGCACTGGACAGGTTTATGCTCTTTTATCTATGGGGTGTGTCTGATTTTAAACGTCTTTTCTGCGTTGATTTTATCCTATCTTATTTGCATCCATGGAATGCTAGAAAACAACGTAAAAAAAAG CTCATCAGAAGGAATCTCAGAAGCGAACGCGACATTTGGATACTGTCAATTCATTCTACTGTCGGTGTACTTATTGAGCATGTTAGTGCATCGCTACAACGATTGGTTCTGGGGTATTTTGACTCCAAAGTTCCTCTACGAAGTAGCTTACACATTCATCATCTTTGGAATCATGATCACCATGCTGATAGTGGGGCTTCTTCATGACCTCTGTCTAAAATCAAGAGTCCCCTACCTGTAA